One stretch of Novosphingobium pentaromativorans US6-1 DNA includes these proteins:
- a CDS encoding glycosyltransferase produces the protein MPSPAISVAMSVYNGERFLASAIESILKQTFADFEFLIVDDGSVDRSAQIIADFAARDARIRPIIRENRGLIVSLNEMIVAARAPIIARMDADDLSYPDRFARQHAFLNEHPDYGVVGSWSEDMDEDGRPMQRSGADHPLTHEQLLRAIDAGEQLICHPAAMFRKDVVLSVGGYHAAFRHCEDLDLWLRLASVTRMGNIGERLLRYRRYPGQVSSRHSTEQQIGTAIARLAWQERQAGRPDPTASLERLPPMSALDELFGRPGLSRQVREQVALGLRYSASALRDDGFDLLVDHLRDGGRQDGMWRTVARLVRYGEPVRAIRLAATLARARAA, from the coding sequence ATGCCGTCACCGGCAATCAGCGTTGCAATGAGCGTCTACAATGGCGAACGCTTTCTGGCATCTGCCATAGAGAGCATCCTGAAGCAGACATTCGCCGACTTCGAATTTCTCATCGTCGACGACGGTTCCGTCGACCGTTCTGCGCAGATCATTGCGGATTTTGCCGCGCGTGACGCACGCATAAGGCCGATCATCCGGGAGAACCGCGGCCTCATCGTCAGCCTCAACGAGATGATCGTCGCGGCGCGGGCCCCCATTATCGCCCGGATGGATGCCGATGACCTGAGCTATCCGGATCGCTTCGCCCGCCAACATGCCTTCCTGAACGAGCACCCGGACTATGGCGTGGTCGGCAGCTGGAGCGAGGACATGGACGAGGACGGCCGCCCCATGCAGCGCAGCGGCGCCGACCACCCCCTCACCCATGAACAGTTACTGCGCGCCATCGATGCCGGCGAGCAACTGATCTGCCATCCCGCCGCGATGTTCAGGAAGGATGTGGTCCTCTCTGTCGGTGGCTACCACGCCGCCTTTCGCCATTGCGAGGACCTCGACCTTTGGCTGCGCCTCGCCAGCGTGACCCGGATGGGCAATATCGGGGAGCGTCTGCTGCGCTATCGCCGCTATCCGGGGCAGGTTTCCTCGCGTCATTCGACCGAGCAGCAGATCGGCACCGCCATCGCCCGCCTCGCCTGGCAGGAACGGCAGGCCGGTAGGCCCGATCCCACGGCTTCGCTGGAACGGCTACCTCCGATGAGCGCGCTCGACGAACTGTTCGGCCGCCCGGGGCTTTCCCGGCAAGTCCGTGAGCAAGTGGCGCTCGGCCTGCGCTATTCCGCCTCGGCCCTCCGCGATGACGGCTTCGACTTGCTCGTAGACCACTTGCGCGATGGCGGAAGGCAAGACGGCATGTGGCGAACCGTGGCACGGCTCGTACGCTACGGCGAACCTGTCCGGGCCATCCGTCTCGCAGCGACCCTTGCCCGAGCGCGCGCGGCATGA
- a CDS encoding oligosaccharide flippase family protein: MSVRRAALWSMGAQYATFTIQFAASVIISRLFLLPSDVGLFSVALAAAMLVSIFQDLGITRFISGQPQMEPKSLPFYAGVAVSIGWTVSALVALAAPLVAHFYGEPALAPLLWLIAASYLISPYATVPAALLVREMDFRALFHVNAGSALAGNGTAVILAACGFGASSLAWGVLVTALVRAGIAQWQRPVRPRLPQVFSSVKPMLGFSSMSFVLSASAAVGQRSQDLIVGRLLGIASTGLFSRASALAGQLTTLVTGAIGSVFYAAFARKRDAGEPLAEPYLHLVSCYTALNWAAMVGLALAAEPLVMLLYGPNWMGSASLLRWTALGEIFFVAVPLQMDVPLLLGQIRRLVWVNLLDTAAAVLILTAGCFISLEAAGISRVVYGFVWWAIYATYLGRLMGFRFRDLLGVYLRSGICALAAGVPLIVAGFYGLGGASMPFLTLLGLSGLGVLLWLATLALIRHPAWFEIRMLVSALARPILSRAAA, encoded by the coding sequence ATGAGCGTGCGCCGGGCCGCCTTGTGGTCGATGGGCGCGCAGTACGCGACCTTCACGATCCAGTTCGCCGCCAGCGTCATCATCTCGCGGCTGTTCCTGCTGCCGAGCGACGTGGGCCTGTTCTCTGTGGCGCTGGCCGCCGCCATGCTGGTATCGATCTTCCAGGACCTGGGAATCACCCGCTTCATTTCCGGTCAGCCGCAGATGGAGCCCAAGTCCCTGCCCTTCTATGCAGGCGTCGCGGTGTCGATCGGCTGGACAGTTTCGGCGCTGGTCGCACTGGCCGCGCCGCTGGTCGCCCACTTCTATGGCGAGCCTGCGCTGGCTCCACTACTATGGCTGATCGCCGCGTCCTATCTCATCAGTCCTTATGCGACGGTGCCAGCCGCGCTGCTGGTGCGCGAAATGGACTTTCGCGCCCTCTTCCACGTCAACGCGGGCAGCGCCCTCGCCGGCAACGGCACGGCGGTGATCCTGGCTGCCTGCGGGTTCGGCGCCAGCTCGCTGGCTTGGGGCGTGCTGGTCACCGCTCTCGTTCGCGCCGGCATCGCCCAATGGCAGCGCCCGGTTCGCCCGCGCCTGCCGCAGGTCTTCTCCTCCGTGAAGCCCATGCTCGGCTTCAGTTCCATGTCCTTTGTGCTGAGCGCCAGCGCTGCCGTGGGGCAACGCTCGCAGGACCTTATCGTCGGGCGCCTGCTGGGCATCGCCTCGACAGGACTGTTCAGCCGGGCCAGCGCCCTTGCCGGACAATTGACGACGCTCGTAACCGGCGCGATCGGTTCGGTCTTTTACGCCGCCTTTGCCCGCAAGCGTGACGCAGGCGAGCCGCTGGCCGAACCTTACCTCCATCTCGTTTCCTGTTACACCGCGCTCAACTGGGCGGCGATGGTCGGATTGGCGCTGGCCGCAGAACCGCTGGTGATGCTGCTCTATGGTCCGAACTGGATGGGCTCGGCCTCGCTGCTGCGCTGGACCGCTCTGGGCGAAATCTTCTTCGTCGCGGTTCCCCTGCAGATGGACGTGCCCCTCTTGCTCGGCCAGATCCGCCGTCTCGTCTGGGTCAACCTGCTCGACACCGCTGCAGCCGTACTCATCCTCACGGCAGGCTGCTTCATCAGCCTCGAGGCCGCAGGCATCAGCCGGGTGGTCTACGGGTTCGTCTGGTGGGCGATCTATGCCACCTACCTCGGTCGCCTGATGGGCTTCCGCTTTCGCGACCTGCTGGGGGTCTATCTGCGCAGCGGGATCTGCGCGCTTGCCGCAGGCGTGCCGCTGATCGTCGCCGGCTTCTACGGCCTTGGCGGTGCATCCATGCCGTTTCTCACATTGCTCGGCCTTAGTGGGCTGGGCGTCCTGCTCTGGCTTGCGACGCTGGCACTGATCCGCCACCCCGCCTGGTTCGAGATCCGCATGCTCGTGTCCGCGCTCGCCCGCCCGATCCTGTCGCGCGCCGCGGCCTGA
- a CDS encoding beta-1,6-N-acetylglucosaminyltransferase has protein sequence MAYLILAHDNRAQLDLLIERLLGPGGEDFAVIHADRASPLWPELRASLPEAAGRVHLVADPVAVRWGHSSLVEAIAKLVREAVRLGSEGAHLISGADWPVTPREAIAQTMREGLCHIEVRPGHMEERMQTFRLDTRWLRLDPARDRRAYAATWELRRLARWVDAARNRLGLPRSRPYGLWAYGSGWWSLPADVLAMLDKEMPRLLTSGRLRGTVCSDEHVVPTLVAHAFPERIAAHRRYVDFPAGASSPRMLTAADLPAIASSGAWFARKVDVTHEPDFLTLPDFHPAPMAHPASMRGKLPVSGQA, from the coding sequence ATGGCCTATCTCATCCTCGCCCATGACAACAGGGCGCAGCTCGACCTCCTGATCGAACGGCTCCTCGGCCCTGGTGGAGAGGACTTCGCGGTCATCCATGCCGATCGCGCCTCGCCGCTTTGGCCGGAGCTGCGGGCAAGCCTGCCGGAAGCAGCCGGACGGGTACATCTCGTGGCCGACCCGGTCGCCGTGCGCTGGGGGCACTCCAGTCTGGTCGAAGCGATTGCGAAGCTGGTTCGCGAGGCGGTCCGCCTCGGCAGTGAGGGTGCACACCTGATCAGCGGCGCCGACTGGCCGGTGACCCCGCGCGAGGCCATTGCTCAAACCATGCGAGAGGGTCTCTGCCACATCGAAGTCCGCCCCGGACACATGGAAGAGCGGATGCAGACCTTCCGCCTGGACACGCGCTGGCTGCGGCTCGATCCCGCTCGCGATAGACGCGCCTATGCCGCGACCTGGGAACTGCGCCGCCTCGCGCGCTGGGTTGACGCCGCGCGCAATCGGCTCGGGCTCCCACGCTCACGCCCCTATGGCCTGTGGGCATACGGTTCGGGCTGGTGGTCCCTGCCCGCAGACGTGCTGGCAATGCTGGACAAGGAAATGCCGCGCCTTCTAACCTCGGGCCGTCTGCGCGGAACCGTGTGCAGTGACGAACACGTGGTGCCAACGCTCGTCGCCCATGCCTTTCCCGAGCGCATTGCCGCCCACCGGCGCTATGTCGATTTTCCCGCCGGTGCTTCGAGCCCGCGCATGCTTACCGCAGCCGACTTGCCTGCCATTGCTTCCAGCGGCGCCTGGTTTGCCCGCAAGGTCGACGTAACCCACGAGCCGGACTTCCTGACGCTCCCCGATTTCCACCCTGCTCCCATGGCGCACCCAGCCTCGATGCGCGGGAAATTGCCTGTTTCCGGGCAGGCCTGA
- a CDS encoding aspartyl protease family protein translates to MTGTALALAAALIAHSAIAATPAQSVPDDSDAASEILQAQPDADDRMTIGVAIHGHGPYQFLIDTGSQNTVLSTALASALGLRIGPSTKVISLAGVGQANTARVESLDVGGRTFHDLTVPLLQDRHIGADGILGTDSLQHQRVVLDFDRNTIQIGDPHDFDRGGSYEITVRARKRSGQLIMTQATIDGIRTSVVIDTGSSSTIGNRALQRAMRERKGGSGVLTSVTGQTLPIDFGLAQKLKLESLEVANVLIAFADAPAFEALHLEKRPAIFLGMRELRAFRRVAIDFTTRKILFDLPG, encoded by the coding sequence ATGACAGGCACAGCGCTTGCCCTTGCGGCGGCCCTGATCGCGCACTCCGCGATTGCCGCCACGCCGGCACAATCGGTCCCTGACGACAGTGATGCCGCCAGCGAAATCCTTCAGGCCCAGCCCGATGCCGATGACCGCATGACAATCGGCGTCGCGATCCATGGCCATGGTCCCTATCAGTTCCTCATCGACACCGGATCGCAGAACACGGTGCTTTCGACCGCGCTCGCCAGTGCGCTCGGCCTGCGGATCGGCCCGAGCACCAAAGTGATCAGCCTTGCCGGCGTAGGCCAGGCGAACACGGCGCGGGTCGAGTCCCTCGATGTCGGGGGGCGGACTTTCCATGACCTGACGGTGCCCCTGCTGCAGGACCGGCACATCGGTGCTGACGGCATTCTCGGCACCGACAGTCTACAGCACCAGCGCGTCGTCCTCGATTTCGACCGCAACACCATCCAGATCGGCGATCCTCACGATTTCGACCGCGGCGGCAGCTACGAAATCACCGTTCGCGCGCGCAAGCGCTCGGGGCAACTGATCATGACCCAGGCCACGATAGACGGCATTCGCACCTCGGTCGTCATCGATACCGGGTCCAGCAGCACGATCGGCAACCGGGCGCTGCAACGCGCCATGCGCGAGCGCAAGGGAGGCAGCGGTGTCCTGACATCCGTCACCGGACAGACGCTTCCCATCGATTTCGGCCTGGCCCAGAAACTCAAACTGGAGTCGCTCGAAGTCGCCAACGTGCTTATCGCCTTCGCCGATGCCCCTGCCTTCGAGGCGCTGCATCTGGAAAAGCGCCCCGCCATCTTCCTGGGAATGCGTGAACTTCGCGCCTTCCGGCGTGTGGCAATCGACTTCACGACAAGAAAGATACTGTTCGATCTGCCCGGTTGA
- a CDS encoding ABCB family ABC transporter ATP-binding protein/permease gives MPPDTAVNNPNARHDGWRTLLRFLPYLWPADNKALRWRIVFACIFILASIGTQLTLPYLLKWAVDAMGATGPKLVQLAMLTVLGYAAGRFAQTGFDNLRNIVFERVGQDATRSLAENVFGQLHRLSLRFHLGRRTGEITKTIERGTKSIDTMLYFMLFNIAPTVIQLAVVAVIFYINFGWGLVAATAVAIAAYIWVTRTITEWRTKLREQMNRLDGQALARAVDSLLNYETVKYFSAEHREEERYAQATRAYAAAAVKSENSLGMLNIAQAVIVNLLMACALAYTVWGWYRGQYTAGQLVFVQTYLTQLFRPLDMLGMVYRTIRQGLIDMAEMFRLLDEPQEVSDRPGAPALVIRRPSVVFDNVVFGYEKDRQILHGLSFEVPAGRNYAIVGPSGAGKSTLARLLFRFYDPQGGRILIDGQDIKEVTQASLRAAIGIVPQDSVLFNDTIGYNIGYGRDDATQADIEEAARGAALMGLIDRLPQGFQTEVGERGLKLSGGEKQRVAIARTLVKNPPILLLDEATSALDTRTEQDILATLHRVAEHRTSLSIAHRLSTIADADSILVLQEGRLAESGTHGQLLRAGGLYAEMWARQASETDELGEAAE, from the coding sequence ATGCCACCCGATACAGCCGTGAACAATCCCAATGCCCGCCATGACGGCTGGCGCACGCTCCTCAGGTTCCTTCCCTACCTCTGGCCGGCCGACAACAAGGCCCTGCGCTGGCGGATCGTGTTCGCCTGTATCTTCATTCTCGCCTCGATCGGCACGCAGCTTACGCTGCCCTACCTGCTCAAGTGGGCGGTCGACGCGATGGGCGCTACCGGACCGAAGCTGGTGCAACTGGCGATGCTTACGGTGCTGGGCTACGCGGCGGGCCGCTTTGCGCAGACCGGCTTCGACAACTTGCGCAACATCGTCTTCGAGCGGGTCGGGCAGGATGCCACGCGCTCGCTGGCGGAAAACGTCTTCGGCCAGCTTCATCGCCTGAGCCTGCGCTTTCACCTCGGGCGGCGCACCGGAGAGATCACCAAGACCATCGAGCGCGGTACCAAGAGCATCGACACGATGCTCTACTTCATGCTGTTCAACATCGCGCCCACGGTGATCCAGCTCGCGGTCGTCGCGGTCATCTTCTACATCAACTTCGGATGGGGCCTTGTCGCTGCCACGGCCGTCGCGATTGCCGCCTACATCTGGGTGACGCGCACGATCACCGAATGGCGCACCAAGCTGCGCGAACAGATGAACCGGCTCGACGGACAGGCCCTGGCCCGCGCCGTGGACTCGCTGCTCAACTACGAGACGGTGAAGTACTTCTCGGCCGAGCACCGCGAGGAAGAGCGCTATGCCCAGGCAACGCGCGCCTATGCGGCTGCCGCGGTCAAGAGCGAGAACTCGCTCGGCATGCTCAACATCGCACAGGCCGTGATCGTCAACCTGCTCATGGCATGCGCCCTCGCCTATACCGTCTGGGGCTGGTACCGCGGGCAGTATACTGCCGGCCAGCTCGTCTTCGTGCAGACCTACCTGACGCAGCTGTTCCGCCCGCTCGACATGCTGGGCATGGTCTATCGCACCATCCGGCAGGGCCTGATCGACATGGCCGAGATGTTCCGCCTGCTGGACGAACCCCAGGAAGTCTCGGACAGGCCCGGCGCACCGGCGCTCGTCATCCGGCGCCCCTCGGTGGTCTTCGACAATGTCGTGTTCGGCTACGAAAAGGATCGCCAGATCCTGCACGGACTGTCCTTCGAAGTTCCGGCAGGGCGCAACTACGCCATCGTCGGCCCGTCGGGCGCAGGCAAGTCCACGCTCGCCCGCCTGCTGTTCCGCTTCTACGATCCGCAGGGCGGGCGGATCCTGATCGATGGACAGGACATCAAGGAAGTCACCCAGGCATCGCTGCGCGCCGCAATCGGGATCGTCCCGCAGGATTCGGTACTGTTCAACGACACCATCGGCTACAATATCGGCTATGGCCGCGACGACGCCACCCAGGCCGATATCGAGGAAGCCGCGCGGGGCGCTGCGCTCATGGGCCTGATCGATCGCCTGCCCCAAGGGTTCCAAACCGAGGTAGGCGAACGCGGCCTCAAGCTGTCTGGCGGAGAGAAGCAGCGCGTCGCGATTGCGCGCACCCTGGTCAAGAATCCGCCGATTCTCCTGCTCGACGAAGCGACCAGCGCGCTCGACACCCGCACCGAACAGGACATCCTGGCAACGCTCCACCGCGTTGCCGAACACCGCACCTCGCTCTCGATCGCGCACCGTCTCTCGACGATTGCCGATGCGGATTCCATCCTCGTCCTGCAGGAAGGCAGGCTGGCCGAAAGCGGAACGCACGGGCAGCTTCTGCGGGCGGGCGGGCTCTATGCCGAAATGTGGGCGCGCCAGGCCTCCGAGACCGACGAACTGGGCGAAGCCGCCGAATAG
- a CDS encoding SulP family inorganic anion transporter, whose translation MTETLSRFRQDWLGNVRADVLAGLVVALALIPEAIGFSIIAGVDPAVGLWASVAIAIVISFTGGRPGMISAATAAVAVLVGPLVREHGVEYLFAATILMGVFQILAGLLRLNLVMQFVSRSVITGFVNSLAILIFMAQLPQLMNVTWHTYAMVIAGLAMIYTLPRLTKVVPSPLISILVLSVISISMGLPVHTVGDMGELPSGLPSFGLPQVPLTLETFQIVAPTALAMAAVGLLESLLTAQIVDDMTDTDSYKRYECRGQGIANIVAALFGGMGGCAMIGQSVINVTSGGRGRLSTFVAGFFLFILLALLGPWVGQVPMPALVAVMIMVSIGTFSWNSIPNLRRHPWQSSVVMLTTVVFVVATHDLSKGVIAGVLLSGIFFAQKVQRLFRVERTQEGDTATYRVSGEIFFASVHRFIEQMQAGQETAPNVIIDMTHAHLWDISSVGALDKIVGKLDQGGASVKVIGYNEASKDIVDRFGLHDKTGFELGTVPH comes from the coding sequence ATGACTGAAACACTCTCCCGATTCCGCCAGGACTGGCTTGGCAACGTCAGGGCCGACGTGCTTGCCGGCCTCGTCGTCGCGCTCGCGCTCATCCCCGAAGCCATCGGCTTCTCGATCATCGCCGGCGTCGATCCCGCCGTGGGGCTGTGGGCCTCGGTGGCAATTGCCATCGTGATCTCGTTCACCGGCGGCCGTCCAGGCATGATCTCGGCCGCGACCGCAGCAGTCGCCGTGCTTGTCGGGCCGCTGGTTCGCGAACACGGCGTGGAATATCTCTTCGCCGCGACGATCCTGATGGGCGTGTTCCAGATCCTCGCCGGCCTGCTCCGGCTCAACCTGGTGATGCAGTTCGTCTCGCGCTCGGTGATCACCGGCTTCGTGAACTCGCTCGCCATCCTGATCTTCATGGCGCAGCTGCCGCAGTTGATGAACGTGACCTGGCACACTTACGCCATGGTCATTGCCGGGCTCGCGATGATCTACACCCTGCCGCGCCTCACCAAGGTGGTCCCGTCTCCGCTCATCTCGATCCTGGTGCTTTCGGTGATCTCGATCTCGATGGGCCTGCCCGTCCACACCGTGGGCGACATGGGCGAACTGCCCTCCGGCCTGCCCTCGTTCGGCCTGCCGCAAGTGCCGCTAACGCTGGAAACCTTCCAGATCGTGGCTCCTACCGCGCTTGCCATGGCGGCCGTTGGCCTGCTCGAATCGCTGCTGACCGCGCAGATCGTCGACGACATGACCGACACCGATTCGTACAAGCGCTATGAATGCCGCGGCCAGGGCATCGCCAACATCGTCGCCGCGCTGTTCGGCGGCATGGGCGGCTGCGCGATGATCGGCCAGTCGGTGATCAACGTGACCTCGGGCGGCCGCGGCCGCCTGTCCACCTTCGTCGCCGGCTTCTTCCTGTTCATCCTGCTGGCCCTGCTCGGACCGTGGGTCGGCCAGGTTCCGATGCCCGCCCTCGTCGCAGTCATGATCATGGTCTCGATCGGCACGTTCTCGTGGAACTCGATCCCGAACCTTCGCCGCCATCCGTGGCAAAGCTCGGTGGTCATGCTCACGACCGTCGTGTTCGTCGTGGCCACCCATGACCTTTCCAAGGGCGTGATCGCGGGCGTGCTGCTTTCCGGCATCTTCTTCGCCCAGAAGGTTCAGCGCCTGTTCCGCGTCGAACGCACACAGGAAGGCGACACGGCGACTTACCGCGTTTCGGGCGAGATCTTCTTCGCCTCGGTGCATCGTTTCATCGAGCAGATGCAAGCCGGCCAGGAAACCGCGCCCAACGTGATCATCGACATGACCCACGCCCACCTGTGGGACATCTCCTCGGTCGGCGCGCTCGACAAGATCGTGGGCAAGCTCGACCAGGGCGGCGCCAGCGTGAAGGTGATCGGCTACAACGAGGCGAGCAAGGACATCGTCGACAGGTTCGGCCTGCACGACAAGACCGGCTTCGAACTCGGCACCGTCCCGCACTGA
- a CDS encoding DUF1737 domain-containing protein — translation MYQTPEDRPIYRLLTGKDDRAFCERVSEALAQGWRLYGSPTISWDTAENCMKAAQAVVWHEADVVK, via the coding sequence ATGTATCAGACACCTGAAGACCGCCCGATCTATCGCCTGCTGACCGGCAAGGACGACCGTGCCTTTTGCGAGCGTGTGTCAGAGGCGCTGGCGCAGGGCTGGCGCCTCTACGGTTCGCCGACGATTTCCTGGGATACGGCCGAGAATTGCATGAAGGCGGCGCAGGCCGTCGTCTGGCACGAGGCCGACGTCGTCAAGTAA
- the hslU gene encoding ATP-dependent protease ATPase subunit HslU, with protein sequence MKDNLTPKAIVRALDEHIIGQKEAKKAVAVALRNRWRRQRLPVDLRDEVTPKNILMIGPTGCGKTEISRRLAKLAEAPFVKVEATKFTEVGYVGRDVEQIARDLVEEAIRLEKDRRRESVREAASKAAMDRLLNALVGEGASEATRAAFHQRITENAMNETEVEIEVEDSPSAPMEIPGMGGSVGMINLSDIMGKAFGQNQLKRRRMKVPEAWDKLVDEESEKRMDQDDVARTALANAETNGIVFIDEIDKIAVSDVRGGSVSREGVQRDLLPLIEGTTVATKYGPMKTDHVLFIASGAFHVAKPSDMLPELQGRLPIRVELKALTEEDFVRILSETRANLVEQYSALLGTEDVRVHVTADAVQEVAKIAAQVNESVENIGARRLQTVMEKLLEELSFEAEDRTGETVTIDEAYVRDKLEGLAGNADLSKYIL encoded by the coding sequence ATGAAAGACAACCTCACGCCCAAGGCCATCGTTCGCGCCCTCGATGAACACATCATCGGTCAGAAGGAAGCGAAGAAGGCCGTCGCCGTCGCCCTGCGCAACCGCTGGCGGCGCCAGCGCCTCCCCGTCGACCTGCGCGACGAAGTGACGCCCAAGAACATCCTGATGATCGGCCCCACCGGCTGCGGCAAGACCGAGATCAGCCGCCGCCTCGCCAAGCTGGCGGAAGCGCCGTTCGTGAAGGTCGAGGCGACCAAGTTCACTGAAGTCGGTTACGTCGGCCGCGACGTCGAGCAGATCGCGCGCGATCTCGTCGAGGAAGCGATCCGCCTGGAGAAGGATCGTCGCCGCGAGTCCGTTCGCGAGGCGGCATCGAAGGCGGCGATGGATCGCCTGCTCAATGCGCTTGTGGGCGAAGGGGCCTCCGAGGCGACCCGCGCCGCGTTCCACCAGCGCATCACCGAAAACGCGATGAACGAAACCGAAGTCGAGATCGAGGTGGAAGACAGTCCGTCTGCCCCGATGGAGATTCCGGGCATGGGCGGATCGGTCGGGATGATCAACCTGTCCGACATCATGGGCAAGGCATTCGGCCAGAACCAGCTCAAGCGGCGGCGCATGAAGGTGCCCGAAGCCTGGGACAAGCTGGTCGACGAAGAATCCGAAAAGCGCATGGACCAGGACGACGTGGCCCGCACCGCGCTCGCCAATGCGGAGACCAACGGCATCGTCTTCATCGACGAGATCGACAAGATCGCCGTTTCCGACGTGCGCGGCGGCTCGGTCTCGCGCGAGGGCGTGCAGCGCGACCTGCTGCCGCTGATCGAGGGCACGACCGTTGCCACCAAGTACGGTCCGATGAAGACCGACCACGTCCTGTTCATCGCCTCTGGCGCGTTCCACGTCGCCAAGCCGAGCGACATGCTGCCCGAACTGCAGGGCCGCCTGCCGATCCGCGTCGAGCTGAAGGCGCTGACCGAGGAAGACTTCGTGCGCATTCTGTCGGAGACGCGCGCCAACCTTGTCGAACAGTACAGCGCCTTGCTCGGTACCGAGGACGTCAGGGTCCACGTGACGGCCGATGCGGTGCAGGAAGTGGCGAAGATCGCTGCGCAGGTGAACGAGAGCGTCGAGAACATCGGCGCCCGCCGCCTGCAGACGGTGATGGAAAAGCTGCTCGAGGAGCTGAGCTTCGAGGCCGAGGACCGCACCGGCGAAACGGTGACTATCGACGAGGCCTACGTTCGCGACAAGCTGGAAGGCCTTGCGGGCAACGCGGACCTGTCGAAGTATATTCTCTGA
- the hslV gene encoding ATP-dependent protease subunit HslV, with product MDSNGASHGLIQWHGTTIVGVKKGGKTVIAGDGQVSMGNTVMKPNARKVRRIGEGGKVIAGFAGATADAFTLFERLERKLEQYRGQLMRAAVELAKDWRTDKYLRNLEALMIVADADTMLVLTGNGDVLEPEGGITAIGSGGNYALAAARALDPYEDDAEAMARRAMQVAAEICVFTNDRVTVETI from the coding sequence ATGGATAGCAATGGGGCGAGCCACGGCCTGATCCAGTGGCACGGTACGACGATCGTCGGCGTGAAGAAGGGCGGCAAGACCGTCATTGCCGGCGACGGCCAGGTTTCCATGGGCAATACCGTGATGAAGCCGAACGCGCGCAAAGTGCGCCGGATCGGTGAAGGCGGGAAGGTGATTGCCGGTTTCGCAGGAGCGACGGCCGATGCCTTCACCCTGTTCGAACGCCTTGAGCGCAAGCTGGAGCAGTATCGCGGCCAGCTCATGCGCGCGGCCGTCGAACTCGCCAAGGACTGGCGCACCGACAAGTATCTGCGCAATCTCGAAGCACTGATGATCGTGGCCGATGCGGACACCATGCTGGTGCTGACCGGCAACGGCGATGTGCTCGAACCGGAAGGCGGGATCACTGCGATCGGATCGGGCGGCAACTATGCGCTGGCGGCGGCCCGCGCCCTCGATCCCTATGAGGACGACGCCGAGGCCATGGCCCGCCGCGCGATGCAGGTCGCGGCCGAAATCTGCGTATTCACCAATGACCGCGTGACGGTCGAGACCATCTGA
- a CDS encoding outer membrane protein assembly factor BamE, whose translation MRSFGPKIAAAGLVMALAALAGGCTSIRDHRGYIVDQTLVDSVQPGVDNRLSVEKTLGRPTFVSQFGEKDWYYVSQFVKTPPFGRPRTTEQTVLRVRFDPKGNVVAVDRRGVEQVARISPNGDKTPTLGRHRGLLEDLFGNIGAVGAGGMGGQAGPSGPGPNGS comes from the coding sequence ATGCGCAGTTTTGGTCCCAAGATCGCAGCGGCAGGCCTGGTGATGGCCCTGGCTGCACTGGCGGGCGGATGCACTTCGATCCGGGATCATCGCGGCTATATCGTCGACCAGACGCTGGTCGATTCGGTTCAGCCGGGCGTGGACAATCGCCTTTCGGTGGAAAAGACCCTCGGTCGCCCGACTTTCGTCAGCCAGTTCGGCGAGAAGGACTGGTACTACGTTTCGCAGTTCGTGAAGACGCCGCCCTTCGGCCGTCCGCGTACGACCGAGCAGACGGTCCTGCGCGTGCGCTTCGATCCCAAAGGCAATGTCGTTGCCGTCGATCGCCGCGGCGTCGAGCAGGTCGCCCGCATCAGCCCGAACGGTGACAAGACCCCGACGCTGGGCCGTCACCGCGGTCTGCTGGAAGATCTGTTCGGCAACATCGGTGCCGTTGGCGCCGGCGGTATGGGTGGCCAGGCCGGGCCGAGCGGCCCCGGACCGAACGGCAGCTGA